GAGGTGCTCGGTCGGGATGCCGGGGACGTCATGCCGACGGAATTCGTCGGCACCGACGCCGACCGCGCCCTGCGCTCGCTGGTCGATAACGGGCAATGGAGCGGCGAGATTCTGCAACAGCGTCGCGACGGCACTGCCGTCAGGGTCGAAGCGAAGGCGATTGCCTTCCGCGATCCGACCGGTGCGTTTACCGGGTTCGTCAGCGTCAACCGCGATATCACGGACCGCAAACGCGCCGAGGACGCCCTACGGGCGAGCGAGGCGCGTTTTCGCCTGCTCATCGAGCATGCCTCGGACATGATCATGATCGTCAACGCCGACGGCACCTTCCGGTATCTGAGTCCGGCGCATGAACGGCGCGTGTTCGGGTACTTCCACCCGGAGGACCTGCCTGCGGTCATTGGCGCCTTTCGCGCCGTCGCCCAGAGTCCCGGCGTGGGACCGCCGGTCGAGTTCCGGGTGCGGCATCGGGACGGCACCTGGCGAGTCATCGAAGCGATCGGCAACAACCAACTCGACAACCCCGGCATTCAGGGCGTTGTGGTCAATGCGCGCGACATCACCGGCCGCAAGGCCGCCGAGGAGGCGTTGCGTTACCGAGTTGCCTTCGAGCAGTTGCTGGCCCGCATCTCGACGAGCTTTATCAACCTGCCCCCGGAAGATACCGCTGCCGGTCTGCACAGCGCGCTGCGGGCCATTGGCGAGTTCTTCCAGATCGACCGTGGGTACATCGTCTCCTTCTCCGAGCAGGTCGCCGCGTGCGTCGAGCAGGAATGGTACGCCGTGGGCCTGGAGCCCCTGGGGTCGGCGGCGAGCGAGGTGCTGGCGGCTACGGAGCCGTGGTGGGCCGAAAGGCGCAGCCGCCTGGAACCGATTCAGGTGCCGCGGACGCACGAACTGCCGGCCGACGGCGGGGCGCGGGGGTTCCTGCTCGCACACGGCATCGAGTCGCTGGTCGAAGTGCCGATGGTTTCCGGCGGATCGCTCATCGGCGTCCTGGGCCTTGCGGCGCGGCGCCAGCGCGAGTGGACGGAAGACGATCTGACGCTGCTGACCATGGCGGGAGAGATGTTTCTCAACGCGCTGCAAAGGCAGCGCGCCGAGCAGGAACGGATAGAGTTGGAGCGACGTCTGTTGCAGGTGCAGAAGCTCGAGGCGGTCGGTCGTCTCGCCGGCGGCGTGGCGCACGACTTCAACAACCAATTGACGATCATCAAGGGTTGCGCGCAGTTCCTGTCCGCCGGTTTACCGGCCGGCGATCCGCTGCGCGACGACGCCGAGCGCATTCAGGCCACCGTCGACCGTGGCGCGCAACTGGTACGTCAGCTTCTGGCCTTCAGCAGCGAACAGCCAACCGAACCGCATCTGATCGATTTGGGCGAACTGGTAGAGGAAATGGCGCCGATGTTGCGCCTCTTGCTCGGGGAGCAAGTGACTCTGGTGAGCCACACCACCCCGGAGCGCTGGCCGGTGCTCGCCGATCCGGTGCAAATCGAGCGCGTTATTCTGAACCTCGTGGCCAATGCCAAGGACGCCATGCCCGAATCGCGCGAGGGTGGGTACGCTGCCAGGGTGACTCTCGAGACGATACCGGTGGGCCCGGACTACAGCTTTTCAAGTCCCGCAGACGGCCCCCCGGTTCCGGGTGACTACGTCATGCTGGCCGTTCACGACAACGGGTGCGGCATGACGACAGAAGTGCGGCAGCGCATTTTCGAACCCTATTTCACGACCAAGGCGTTCGGCCGCGGTACCGGTCTCGGCCTCTCGACAACTTTCGGCATCGTCAAGCAGCATGGCGGCTATATTTCCTGTGTGAGTCAACCGGGGCAGGGCACCACGTTCCGTGTCTTCCTGTC
This Candidatus Binatia bacterium DNA region includes the following protein-coding sequences:
- a CDS encoding PAS domain S-box protein, whose amino-acid sequence is MDTAEHVVAGQSGKRRTSSGGRRRAPRGPSVARQAPRTGAPALPNQVDLLDTVNDAVIAVDPEIRLTAWNRAAETLYGWAAAEVLGRDAGDVMPTEFVGTDADRALRSLVDNGQWSGEILQQRRDGTAVRVEAKAIAFRDPTGAFTGFVSVNRDITDRKRAEDALRASEARFRLLIEHASDMIMIVNADGTFRYLSPAHERRVFGYFHPEDLPAVIGAFRAVAQSPGVGPPVEFRVRHRDGTWRVIEAIGNNQLDNPGIQGVVVNARDITGRKAAEEALRYRVAFEQLLARISTSFINLPPEDTAAGLHSALRAIGEFFQIDRGYIVSFSEQVAACVEQEWYAVGLEPLGSAASEVLAATEPWWAERRSRLEPIQVPRTHELPADGGARGFLLAHGIESLVEVPMVSGGSLIGVLGLAARRQREWTEDDLTLLTMAGEMFLNALQRQRAEQERIELERRLLQVQKLEAVGRLAGGVAHDFNNQLTIIKGCAQFLSAGLPAGDPLRDDAERIQATVDRGAQLVRQLLAFSSEQPTEPHLIDLGELVEEMAPMLRLLLGEQVTLVSHTTPERWPVLADPVQIERVILNLVANAKDAMPESREGGYAARVTLETIPVGPDYSFSSPADGPPVPGDYVMLAVHDNGCGMTTEVRQRIFEPYFTTKAFGRGTGLGLSTTFGIVKQHGGYISCVSQPGQGTTFRVFLSREPGARGGETRSQQVAPPVAEVPAPPPPERDRVTHVLVVEDEEQVRTLLVGVLRAAGYEVRAAGCLDEAMDASLGMDRVDLLVTDVAMPGGSGLVLARRLREAHPHVGVLFISGYPERWDIAGTPGARFLQKPFSLDLLLSQARQVIEWSTSAAV